A DNA window from Bacteroides cellulosilyticus contains the following coding sequences:
- a CDS encoding dihydroxyacetone kinase subunit DhaK yields MMNKFINDPDNLTAELLEGYVMAYSNQVAIGGENIIVRAHAKAEDKVAVITLGGSGHEPALSGFVGDGMLDCSVVGDIFAAPGAQRLFQALQMFKREAGILLVVLNHSGDIMSANMACQLAERTGIKVKTILTHDDISAGLDAPDEDRRGLAGCVPLIKIVGAAAEEGKSLDEIIEIGERFNARLATLAVAMKSCTHPQNGMTISDLPDGEIEIGMGQHGEGGGGCKQLVSADETAEKMIGLLMKKLQPKAGNKVLLIINGVGATTHMEMNIVYRKAHQVLENAGIEVAAARIGELLTVQEQAGFQMILGLLDDDHIDYLNNKMSNAPYWTTIGK; encoded by the coding sequence ATGATGAATAAATTCATAAATGATCCGGATAATCTGACAGCTGAATTGCTGGAAGGATATGTAATGGCTTATAGTAATCAGGTAGCCATCGGCGGAGAAAATATTATTGTGCGTGCACATGCGAAAGCTGAAGATAAAGTAGCTGTGATCACTTTGGGTGGTTCCGGTCATGAACCCGCATTAAGCGGTTTCGTGGGCGACGGAATGTTGGACTGTTCTGTAGTCGGTGATATTTTTGCAGCTCCGGGTGCACAACGCTTGTTCCAGGCTTTGCAGATGTTCAAACGTGAGGCCGGTATCTTGCTTGTGGTGTTGAACCACTCCGGTGATATCATGAGTGCAAACATGGCATGCCAGTTGGCTGAACGTACAGGCATTAAGGTAAAGACTATCCTGACACACGATGATATCAGTGCCGGATTGGATGCACCGGATGAAGATCGCCGTGGTCTGGCAGGTTGTGTTCCTTTGATTAAAATCGTTGGAGCTGCCGCTGAAGAAGGTAAGTCGTTGGACGAGATTATTGAAATAGGTGAACGTTTCAATGCACGTTTGGCTACGTTGGCAGTGGCTATGAAATCCTGTACCCATCCGCAAAACGGCATGACCATCTCCGACCTTCCGGACGGTGAAATTGAAATCGGTATGGGGCAGCATGGAGAAGGTGGCGGCGGTTGCAAGCAATTGGTTTCTGCCGATGAAACAGCCGAAAAAATGATCGGTTTGCTGATGAAGAAGTTACAGCCGAAAGCCGGTAACAAGGTTTTATTAATCATTAACGGTGTGGGGGCAACTACGCACATGGAGATGAATATCGTTTATCGCAAAGCGCATCAGGTGTTGGAAAATGCCGGAATCGAAGTGGCTGCTGCCCGTATCGGTGAGTTGCTGACCGTTCAGGAACAGGCAGGTTTCCAGATGATTCTTGGTTTGCTGGATGACGATCACATCGATTATCTGAACAATAAAATGTCTAATGCTCCTTATTGGACGACTATCGGTAAATAA
- a CDS encoding dihydroxyacetone kinase subunit L, which produces MDKLTIDDFKKMLRNALVCITERSDEFSKLDAVLGDGDHGTAIVQSMSALVATADKSTEFKAMLNDMSFNLMLEISGSTSTLLGGFFLGMSDHAEGIELDVAGVKAMFAGGLEGVRKQTKAKQGDKTMMDALIPAVEAIQACDSADVKAILAAGAEAAVKGAEATKDMKANFGRARNYGERSIGYADSGASSWSCMFDAFAKAL; this is translated from the coding sequence ATGGATAAACTGACTATAGATGATTTCAAGAAGATGCTTCGTAATGCGCTGGTGTGCATTACGGAGCGCTCCGACGAATTCTCAAAACTGGATGCGGTATTGGGAGATGGCGACCATGGAACAGCTATCGTTCAATCCATGTCCGCCCTTGTTGCTACGGCTGATAAGAGCACTGAGTTTAAGGCGATGCTGAATGACATGAGTTTTAACCTGATGCTTGAGATCAGCGGTTCGACCAGCACATTACTGGGGGGATTCTTCCTGGGAATGAGCGACCATGCGGAAGGTATCGAACTGGATGTGGCAGGCGTAAAAGCTATGTTTGCAGGTGGACTTGAAGGTGTGAGAAAACAAACAAAAGCAAAACAGGGAGATAAAACAATGATGGATGCCCTGATACCGGCGGTGGAAGCCATTCAGGCTTGTGATTCTGCTGATGTGAAGGCTATCCTGGCAGCGGGTGCCGAAGCAGCTGTGAAAGGTGCTGAAGCTACTAAAGATATGAAAGCAAACTTCGGACGTGCCCGTAATTACGGCGAACGTTCTATCGGGTACGCGGATTCCGGGGCTTCATCCTGGTCGTGTATGTTTGATGCGTTCGCAAAAGCTTTATAA
- the lsrF gene encoding 3-hydroxy-5-phosphonooxypentane-2,4-dione thiolase has translation MADLDDLREGCNFGLGVASTNNSFHVKGAEHLPWGMKDRLSRIFNPKTGRTVMLAFDHGFIMGPTSGLERIDLNIVPLIEYADCLMCTRGILRTVIPPSTNKPVCLRSDAGTSILTELNDNVLIDVEDAIRMNVSAMAIMLSIGDAAHEAKTVANLYKAVDKGTRYGIPVMGVTAVGKDMARDARYFGLASRIAAENGANIVKTYYCDGFEKVVAACPVPVVIAGGKKLPELEALELCYKAISEGASGVDMGRNVFQSEAPAAMIQAVHAVVHENLKPEQAFELFNELKNK, from the coding sequence ATGGCTGATTTAGATGATTTAAGAGAAGGCTGCAATTTCGGTTTGGGGGTAGCTTCTACTAATAATAGTTTTCATGTAAAAGGAGCGGAACATCTTCCGTGGGGTATGAAGGATCGTTTATCGCGTATCTTCAATCCGAAGACAGGCAGAACCGTGATGCTGGCGTTTGACCATGGTTTTATTATGGGACCGACATCCGGTTTGGAGCGTATCGATTTGAACATCGTTCCGTTGATAGAATATGCAGATTGCCTGATGTGTACACGCGGTATTCTTCGTACGGTAATACCGCCCAGTACCAATAAACCTGTTTGTCTTCGTTCGGATGCCGGCACTTCTATTCTTACAGAACTGAATGACAATGTCTTGATTGACGTTGAAGATGCGATACGTATGAATGTATCGGCCATGGCAATCATGCTGTCTATCGGAGATGCAGCCCACGAAGCAAAAACGGTTGCCAACCTGTACAAGGCAGTGGATAAAGGTACCCGTTACGGAATACCGGTGATGGGAGTGACGGCTGTTGGTAAAGATATGGCACGTGATGCCCGTTATTTCGGTTTAGCTTCCCGTATCGCTGCCGAGAATGGGGCGAATATCGTGAAGACCTATTATTGTGATGGTTTTGAAAAGGTGGTGGCAGCATGTCCTGTTCCTGTAGTGATTGCAGGCGGAAAGAAACTTCCTGAACTGGAGGCGTTGGAACTGTGCTATAAGGCAATCAGTGAGGGTGCTTCCGGTGTGGATATGGGACGTAATGTGTTCCAGTCGGAAGCACCTGCCGCTATGATACAGGCCGTTCATGCAGTGGTACACGAAAACCTGAAACCGGAACAGGCATTCGAACTGTTCAATGAACTGAAGAATAAGTAA
- a CDS encoding SUMF1/EgtB/PvdO family nonheme iron enzyme: MNKKLLVMSVCIALSLPTMAQRRASAKVKAPATWAESIAAAKNQAHAEMQKTCLPVASKVIKAKEAAVPFSADITGLDEMVLYTWGTVDGTGDDQAVWANAKLVAADGSSVWLNDLRSTFKKTGSGGLRFNENAKGQDVVMKGKTYKRTIMANANAQIVVPLDKKYTRFEAEIGLENRSSAGTVIFRLQGITGAGAASDLVAKYPTEATLFLPFGGSDMKALVTTYDAGIEKHIVTEVINLLNDKSYFTAQIAQIASKPTLDDQVIGYLNLAQEAMKVYQLQESLSWLNMRAIEEAYNDMAKDAGYDKNANQARLAELKLLTGKGFSGIYKNEASALEAASKALQLKRDILLANTALDMDKIIVGRYKIGTSARQVNPRALGTQNNNWSNQTSASRGGFNAEIAELSNLRGDVKTRTIFKPTNGSSVPDLKLHWDADRLMFSMVDTDRRWQVFEVKLDGTGLKKLIETPEKDLEFFDATYLPSGKLIAVSNIGYNGVPCVNGNDEVGNMCLYDPKDGSLRRLTFDQDANWAPTVMNNGRIMYTRWEYTDLTHYFSRFVMHMNPDGTEQKSLYGSGSYFPNSTFDAKPLPGGSSQFIGVISGHHGVTRSGRLMLFDPSKSRKSEKGMLQELPFRDRKIEPIVKDRLVDGVWPQFIKPYPLTDKYFLVTAKLNESALWGVYLIDIYDNLTLIAEFEGEGLICPTPVVQRPVPPVIPEKINPASKEATVFIQDIYEGEGLEGVPRGTVKAFRVLAYEYAYNRTPSDHWAQGVQSGWDIKRLLGTVPVEEDGSAIFKIPANTPISLQPLDSEGRAIQWMRSWLTGMPGETVSCVGCHEDQNQLPIPKRVKASAMAPHEITKPEGGVRSFTFDLEVQPVLDRACIACHDGSNKLADFTGGKIDKFSGFGVSYLNLHPYVYRQGPEAEIEVLDPYEYHASVSPLIKILKTGHHGVELTDKEWQALYNWIDFNAPYHGKFKANEFKGVEQISRRTELTEKYARSGVDWQAEIRSYAKYLEGQEKPAPVKPERKEYKDKDVKVKGWPFDKAAAQTMLAKEGETKMSIELAPGVKMNFVRVPAGSFVMGSNRGHSDYSPAHKQVVKKGFWMGEIEVSNEQFRTIFPEHDSRFIRQLWKDHVHQGYPANNPEQPAIRVSWEEAMAFCKKLSEKTGKTVTLPTEVQWEWACRAGSDGEFWYGSLNTDFGKFENLADKHLNQMAVKGVNPMPMRENDPWYKYYTYQPKENGVDDGNMLMVKGGEYQANAWGLYDMQGNVAEWTSSDYLPYPYNEKAQGTGAEKVVRGGSWNDHPKASTTYYRRSYLPWQKVYNVGFRVIIEE; the protein is encoded by the coding sequence ATGAATAAGAAATTATTAGTAATGTCTGTATGCATTGCCCTGTCGCTTCCCACTATGGCACAGCGAAGGGCGAGTGCGAAGGTGAAAGCGCCTGCTACGTGGGCGGAAAGCATTGCTGCGGCTAAGAATCAGGCCCATGCGGAAATGCAAAAGACCTGTTTGCCGGTTGCATCGAAGGTAATTAAGGCAAAAGAGGCGGCAGTGCCTTTCTCGGCGGATATAACCGGACTGGATGAAATGGTGCTTTATACCTGGGGTACTGTAGATGGTACAGGAGATGACCAGGCTGTATGGGCAAATGCTAAATTAGTGGCGGCAGACGGCTCTTCGGTTTGGCTGAACGACCTGAGAAGTACTTTCAAGAAAACAGGTAGCGGTGGTCTGCGCTTTAATGAGAATGCCAAGGGACAGGATGTGGTTATGAAAGGTAAAACCTACAAACGCACGATCATGGCAAATGCCAATGCGCAAATCGTGGTTCCTCTGGATAAGAAATATACCCGCTTTGAGGCGGAGATCGGATTGGAAAACCGCTCTTCTGCGGGTACGGTGATTTTCCGTCTCCAAGGGATTACCGGTGCCGGAGCTGCTTCGGATCTTGTTGCTAAATATCCGACAGAGGCTACTTTGTTCCTGCCATTCGGCGGAAGCGATATGAAAGCGTTGGTTACGACCTATGATGCCGGTATCGAAAAGCATATAGTAACGGAAGTCATTAATTTGCTGAATGATAAATCCTATTTCACTGCCCAGATTGCCCAGATTGCTTCTAAACCGACCTTGGACGATCAGGTTATCGGCTATTTGAATCTGGCACAGGAGGCTATGAAAGTATATCAGTTGCAGGAGTCTCTGAGTTGGCTGAATATGCGTGCCATTGAAGAGGCTTATAATGATATGGCAAAAGATGCCGGTTATGATAAGAATGCGAACCAGGCCAGACTTGCCGAACTGAAGCTGTTGACCGGAAAAGGTTTCTCCGGTATTTATAAGAATGAAGCTTCTGCACTGGAAGCTGCCAGCAAAGCTTTGCAACTGAAGCGTGATATCCTGCTGGCAAATACAGCGTTGGATATGGATAAGATCATTGTCGGCCGTTACAAGATAGGTACTTCCGCCCGTCAGGTGAATCCGCGTGCTCTGGGTACTCAGAATAACAATTGGTCCAACCAGACTTCCGCTTCACGCGGTGGTTTTAATGCTGAGATTGCAGAGTTATCCAACTTGCGTGGAGATGTTAAGACCCGTACTATCTTTAAACCTACCAACGGTTCCTCTGTTCCTGATTTGAAATTACATTGGGATGCTGACCGTTTGATGTTCTCTATGGTAGATACCGACCGCCGCTGGCAAGTATTTGAGGTGAAGCTGGATGGTACCGGTTTGAAGAAACTCATAGAGACTCCGGAAAAGGATTTGGAATTCTTTGATGCTACTTATTTGCCTTCCGGCAAGCTTATCGCTGTATCCAATATCGGTTATAACGGTGTACCTTGCGTGAATGGTAATGATGAGGTAGGTAATATGTGCTTGTATGATCCGAAAGATGGCTCTTTGCGTCGTCTGACTTTTGACCAGGATGCCAACTGGGCGCCAACGGTTATGAATAATGGCCGTATCATGTACACACGTTGGGAATATACGGATTTGACTCACTATTTCTCACGCTTCGTAATGCACATGAATCCGGACGGAACGGAACAGAAGTCTTTGTATGGTAGTGGTTCTTACTTCCCGAATAGTACGTTCGATGCCAAACCTCTGCCCGGTGGTTCATCACAGTTTATCGGTGTGATTTCCGGTCATCATGGTGTGACACGTTCCGGCCGTTTGATGTTGTTTGATCCTTCAAAGAGTCGTAAGTCGGAGAAAGGTATGTTACAGGAATTGCCTTTCCGCGACCGTAAGATAGAACCGATTGTGAAAGACCGCTTGGTAGATGGCGTATGGCCTCAGTTTATCAAGCCTTATCCGTTGACCGATAAATATTTCCTGGTTACTGCTAAGCTGAATGAAAGTGCCCTGTGGGGAGTCTATCTGATTGATATATACGATAACCTCACGTTGATTGCCGAATTTGAAGGTGAAGGTCTTATTTGCCCGACTCCGGTTGTGCAGCGTCCGGTACCTCCGGTGATTCCTGAAAAGATTAATCCGGCCAGTAAAGAGGCTACCGTATTCATTCAGGATATATACGAGGGTGAAGGTCTGGAAGGTGTGCCCCGTGGTACAGTAAAAGCATTCCGTGTGCTTGCTTATGAATATGCTTATAACAGAACTCCGTCCGACCATTGGGCGCAAGGTGTTCAGAGCGGCTGGGATATCAAGCGCTTGTTGGGGACCGTTCCTGTAGAAGAAGACGGTTCCGCGATATTTAAGATTCCTGCCAATACACCAATTTCATTGCAGCCGTTGGATTCGGAAGGACGTGCCATTCAGTGGATGCGTAGCTGGCTGACCGGTATGCCGGGAGAAACTGTTTCTTGTGTAGGTTGCCACGAAGACCAGAACCAATTGCCTATACCGAAACGTGTGAAAGCTTCGGCAATGGCGCCCCATGAGATTACGAAGCCGGAAGGTGGAGTACGTTCTTTCACTTTTGATCTGGAAGTACAGCCTGTACTGGATCGTGCTTGTATTGCCTGCCACGATGGTTCCAATAAACTGGCTGACTTTACAGGTGGAAAGATAGATAAGTTCTCCGGTTTTGGAGTCAGTTACCTGAATCTGCATCCTTATGTGTACCGTCAAGGTCCGGAAGCGGAGATTGAAGTGCTCGATCCGTATGAATATCATGCTTCCGTGAGTCCGTTGATCAAGATATTGAAGACGGGGCATCATGGAGTGGAACTGACTGACAAAGAATGGCAAGCTCTGTACAACTGGATTGACTTCAATGCTCCTTATCATGGCAAGTTCAAAGCCAATGAATTTAAGGGAGTGGAACAAATCAGCCGCCGTACGGAATTGACGGAGAAATATGCCCGCTCCGGTGTAGACTGGCAGGCTGAGATCCGTTCGTATGCCAAATACCTGGAAGGACAAGAGAAACCGGCCCCAGTGAAACCGGAAAGGAAGGAGTATAAAGACAAGGATGTAAAAGTCAAAGGCTGGCCGTTTGATAAAGCCGCTGCCCAGACTATGCTTGCCAAAGAAGGAGAAACGAAAATGAGCATTGAATTGGCTCCGGGCGTAAAGATGAATTTTGTCCGTGTTCCTGCCGGTTCATTTGTGATGGGTAGTAACAGAGGGCATTCCGATTACTCTCCTGCTCATAAGCAAGTTGTGAAGAAAGGATTCTGGATGGGTGAGATAGAAGTCAGCAATGAACAGTTCCGCACAATCTTCCCGGAACATGACAGCCGCTTCATCCGCCAATTGTGGAAAGACCATGTACACCAGGGCTATCCTGCCAACAACCCTGAACAGCCTGCCATCCGTGTGAGCTGGGAAGAGGCAATGGCATTCTGCAAGAAACTGAGTGAAAAGACCGGTAAGACCGTTACTCTTCCTACCGAGGTTCAGTGGGAGTGGGCCTGCCGTGCAGGTAGCGACGGTGAGTTCTGGTATGGTTCCTTGAACACAGACTTTGGTAAGTTTGAGAATCTGGCTGACAAGCACCTGAATCAGATGGCAGTGAAGGGAGTGAATCCGATGCCGATGCGGGAGAATGATCCGTGGTATAAGTACTACACGTATCAACCCAAGGAGAATGGTGTGGATGACGGCAATATGCTGATGGTGAAAGGCGGTGAGTACCAGGCTAATGCGTGGGGGCTCTATGATATGCAGGGTAATGTTGCCGAATGGACATCCTCTGATTATCTGCCTTATCCTTACAATGAAAAGGCGCAAGGTACGGGTGCGGAAAAAGTGGTTAGAGGCGGATCATGGAATGATCATCCGAAAGCGTCCACCACATACTACCGCAGATCGTATTTGCCTTGGCAGAAAGTATACAATGTGGGTTTCCGTGTGATTATCGAAGAGTGA
- a CDS encoding VOC family protein codes for MRKINHFGVPTTTPQPGEVYAEGLKVWLTNFNESPNKIEYLRFEEGSWMPELIQKVAHIAYEVDDLAAELEGAKVLVEPMPGGENLTIAFIEEEGIALELMQFDK; via the coding sequence ATGAGAAAGATTAATCATTTTGGAGTACCGACCACCACACCGCAACCGGGTGAGGTATATGCGGAAGGATTGAAGGTATGGCTGACTAACTTTAATGAAAGCCCCAATAAGATAGAATACTTGCGTTTCGAAGAAGGCAGCTGGATGCCTGAGCTGATTCAGAAAGTAGCACATATCGCTTATGAAGTAGATGATCTGGCAGCCGAACTGGAAGGTGCAAAAGTATTGGTTGAACCGATGCCGGGTGGAGAGAATCTGACAATTGCTTTCATTGAAGAAGAAGGTATTGCTTTGGAGTTAATGCAGTTTGATAAATAA
- a CDS encoding YVTN family beta-propeller repeat-containing protein, which yields MPYLCDVKNKLNSITMKYKSRSIAKVIVPVFLVVSLFAFTTHTAEQPEGTPLFITGITPYKSGMIVSQKGVQKVSIYSSDYKERLQEWELDEVPTGVATDGDQIYATVAGEHKNGVYFLSASNPSEKVFVETASGACAPLVNAGNGKLYICNQFAGTVSELDKNGKNVVRTVKVLREPKSAVFDKEGKHLFVTNFLPMQRADIDTVAACVSVIDMNSFRKIKDIQLANGSNALRGMSLSPDGRYLLVTHNLGRFQVPTSQLQQGWMNTSAISIVNLATLNFEGAVLLDEPERGAAGIWDVKCTEDKIVVSHSGTHEVSVIDYPAFIQKFEQYPQKDALAYDLRFLYGMRKRVALVGNGPRCMMLKDGTAVVPTYFSDTLNIVDLNTANVQSVAMVKNRTESRIQRGEKYFNDAEHCFQNWQSCNGCHPGDARMDAMNWDLMNDGIGNSKNCKSLLFSHVTPPCMISGIRAHAEIAVRAGYKLIQFSDLPEEFAECVDEYLMALKPVPSPYLVNGELSEKAKRGRKVYEKFNCDECHSGPYYTDMKMHRIGEDIEFENGWDTPTLREVWRTAPYLFDGRAATMEEVFTVHKHGIEKKISAKEAEELAEYVNSL from the coding sequence ATGCCCTATCTTTGTGATGTGAAAAACAAGCTTAATTCAATCACTATGAAGTATAAAAGTCGTAGCATCGCAAAGGTTATAGTGCCTGTGTTTTTAGTGGTATCTCTATTTGCATTTACTACTCATACTGCGGAGCAGCCGGAAGGAACTCCATTGTTTATAACGGGTATCACTCCTTATAAATCCGGAATGATCGTATCTCAGAAGGGCGTTCAGAAGGTTTCTATTTATTCATCAGATTATAAAGAACGCTTGCAAGAGTGGGAATTGGATGAAGTCCCTACCGGAGTTGCTACAGATGGAGATCAGATTTATGCAACGGTGGCAGGTGAACATAAGAATGGTGTTTATTTCCTGTCTGCTTCCAATCCTTCGGAAAAAGTCTTTGTGGAAACAGCATCCGGTGCCTGCGCTCCGTTGGTAAATGCGGGTAACGGCAAGTTATATATTTGCAACCAGTTTGCCGGCACAGTGTCAGAGTTGGATAAGAATGGAAAGAATGTGGTAAGAACGGTGAAAGTATTGCGTGAACCGAAATCTGCTGTTTTTGATAAAGAAGGGAAACATTTGTTTGTTACCAATTTCCTACCTATGCAACGGGCGGATATAGATACTGTAGCTGCTTGCGTATCAGTGATTGATATGAACAGTTTCCGGAAGATAAAGGATATTCAACTGGCCAATGGAAGTAATGCCTTGCGTGGAATGTCGCTTTCTCCGGACGGGCGTTATTTGCTGGTTACTCATAATCTGGGTCGTTTTCAGGTTCCGACATCCCAGTTGCAACAGGGCTGGATGAATACCAGTGCCATCAGTATCGTTAATCTGGCTACTCTGAACTTTGAGGGTGCCGTATTGCTGGATGAACCGGAACGGGGGGCAGCAGGTATCTGGGATGTGAAGTGTACGGAGGATAAGATTGTGGTCAGTCACTCCGGTACCCATGAGGTTAGTGTGATAGATTATCCTGCATTTATTCAGAAGTTTGAGCAGTATCCTCAAAAGGATGCTTTGGCATATGATTTACGCTTTTTATATGGTATGCGTAAACGTGTAGCCTTGGTAGGCAATGGACCGCGTTGTATGATGCTGAAGGACGGAACGGCTGTTGTTCCTACTTATTTCTCTGATACATTGAATATCGTGGATTTGAATACGGCAAATGTTCAGTCGGTTGCTATGGTGAAGAATCGTACGGAGAGCAGAATACAGCGTGGTGAGAAATACTTCAATGATGCGGAACATTGTTTTCAGAACTGGCAGTCGTGTAACGGATGCCATCCGGGAGATGCGCGTATGGATGCCATGAATTGGGATTTGATGAATGATGGTATTGGTAACTCGAAAAACTGCAAGAGCCTGTTATTCTCCCATGTCACTCCGCCGTGTATGATTTCCGGTATTCGTGCTCATGCCGAAATTGCTGTTCGTGCCGGATATAAGCTCATTCAGTTCAGTGATCTGCCGGAAGAATTTGCAGAGTGTGTGGATGAGTATTTGATGGCACTGAAACCCGTTCCCAGTCCGTATCTGGTAAATGGTGAGCTTTCGGAAAAGGCTAAACGGGGGCGTAAGGTTTATGAAAAGTTTAATTGCGACGAATGTCATTCCGGTCCCTATTATACGGATATGAAGATGCACCGTATCGGTGAAGATATCGAATTTGAGAACGGGTGGGACACTCCGACGCTGCGTGAAGTCTGGCGTACGGCTCCTTATCTGTTTGACGGACGTGCTGCCACTATGGAAGAAGTGTTCACGGTACATAAGCATGGTATTGAAAAGAAAATATCAGCTAAAGAAGCGGAAGAACTTGCCGAATACGTGAATTCACTTTAA